TGGAGCGGAAGACCCGGACGGGGGTTTCCCTGGGCACACCCCACTACATCAGCCCCGAGCAGCTGGTCAAACCGCGCACCGTCGACAACCGGGCGGACATCTACAGCTTCGGCTGCGTCCTTTACGAAATGCTCACCGGCCGGCCCCCCTTCGACCTGGCGGACAGCGAGGCCGACGTCGACTTCATGGTGAAGCAGGGGCACCTTTTCCAGCCGCCCCCCCCCGTCCGGCAGTTCAACCCGATGGTCCTGCCGTCGGTGGAGGAGGTGGTGGTCCGGTCGCTGGAGAAGGAGCCGGACCGGCGTTTCCCCACGTGCGCCACCTTCGCGGAGGCCCTGAAAAACGCCGCCAAGGCCGGGAGCGCCCTCAATACCGCACCGACGCAGATCCTGGTCTCCCCCCTGGCCGGGACCGTCCGGGTCCAGGGCGTGACGCCACGCCCCGTCCAGCCGGTGGGGGGGCCGACCCCGCCGCCTTCCCCCCGCGCGACCCCCTCGCCCGTTTCGTTGCCGGTCCACGCGCGGCCCACCGCCCCGATGCCCCCGCCGGCGGGCGCGCAGCCCCGGGGGCCCGCCACGGCGCCCCCGGCAACCCCGACGCCGCCTGCCACGGCTCCCCGCTTTTCGGGGCCGTCGGGTCCCCACCCGGTGCCTCCCCCGCCGGCCGCCCCCCCGAGGTCCTACCC
The Acidobacteriota bacterium DNA segment above includes these coding regions:
- a CDS encoding protein kinase, which translates into the protein MESGRRIRDYILDRKIGQGGMGEVWLAHHIILEKKVAVKILMEALAEDPNFGARFIDEAKAMALLQHPNIVGINEFFTEDGVFFLVMPFLDGGPLTRRLHEANGSLPLPEVVSISCDILEALNHAHEKGIIHRDVKPSNILLNREGRAFLTDFGIALMRGVERKTRTGVSLGTPHYISPEQLVKPRTVDNRADIYSFGCVLYEMLTGRPPFDLADSEADVDFMVKQGHLFQPPPPVRQFNPMVLPSVEEVVVRSLEKEPDRRFPTCATFAEALKNAAKAGSALNTAPTQILVSPLAGTVRVQGVTPRPVQPVGGPTPPPSPRATPSPVSLPVHARPTAPMPPPAGAQPRGPATAPPATPTPPATAPRFSGPSGPHPVPPPPAAPPRSYP